A segment of the Penaeus monodon isolate SGIC_2016 chromosome 38, NSTDA_Pmon_1, whole genome shotgun sequence genome:
ACACCAACACTTGCTCATTTCGACTCCAAACTACCCACAGCATTACAAAATGATGCCTCTCGTCTTAATGGCATTGGCTATGCTTTGCTTCAAGATCTTGGTGAAAAATGGCAACTCATTCAATGCGGTACGAGGTTTCttgattttgtttgattttgtacCGGACCACAAGCCATTAATACCTGGACTAAATGCTTACTCTCTAGATGCTGTAACAAACCCATAACTGCAACGCCTCAAAGAGAAACTTGCAGGCTACACATTCACTGCAGTCTGACATAAGGGCAAACATCATGCTATACTGGATGCACTTTCACGAGCACTAGTTGATCAACCAGATGTGGATGATTTACAGATTGACCATGAAATGTTAAGTTTTATACAGAGTGTTGTATTAGTAGTCTCAGCAAAACTACCAGCAGTTAATTTCTCATGCAACAAGTGGATTCCCATCTTTCAAATCAAATCTATCTACTGACCTTTTGTCATACTGGTAGATTCAGAACGATCTTACACATGATCATGGCCTTGTACTGTACCACCACTGTATCGTCATTCCTGCAATTATCTGGAAAGAAGTATTTCGTCTCCACAGTGCACATCGTGGCATTGAAGCCACAAAGCGACGGGCAGCCCAAACTGTCTAGTGGCCTAACATCACCAATGACATTACCACGACAATTAAAGGTTGCCCCACCTGTCAAACTCTCCAGCTGTACTTCAGAAGGAACCAGTCATCGTGAACAAGCACCTACACGTCCATTTGAATCCGTATCAATTGACTTGTTTAGCCATGCTGGTAAATCATACCTGGTTAATGCTGATCGTATTCAGGTTGGTCGGAAGTCCACTGGTATCAAAGAGACACATCGAGTCATAGCACCATACGTACATTCAGGAAACTGGCCAATTGGGCGTCCCGCACCAGTGAAGGCCCACAATTTTCCTCATATGAATTCCAGAAATCAACGCCCCATTATCCACAATCTAATGAAGCATTTTGTTGCCAAAACAGCTCCAACAGGAGACCTCTATAGCAATGAGGACTTTACAAATGGTCTATTCGAGCTTCATAACACATTACAATCTCACACAATACAGCCACTAATAAtttagtggtgcccgactgctgccttgtagtttagtctgtgtatagtcaaaggctatgggagttcacccatTACAAAGCAACTGCTACCTTATAGTTCagccgtgcatggtcaaaggctatgggagtccaccttgtataaaacaatccactgccttctGGTGTTTCTAAGATGAACAggccggagccggagtcccggaGGAAGTTCGTTGTTGCTTGTGACCTCATTCTGTGATGCCACTGgtaccaaaccgtatcggtctatgccatctcactagctccatataCATAACCTACCTACTCATACGAGAGTaacgatagcgaagttttacacatacTCCCCATGAgttgaaattgatttagaaatttaaaTCCCAAGTCAAAGGTATTTATGAAAGATCtttcacgcacatacatatgcatatacatatctatctatctatctatctatctatctatctatctatctatctatctatatatatgtatatatatatatatatatatatatatatatatatatatatatatatatatatgtgtgtgtgtgtgtgtgtgtgtgtgtgtgtgtgtgtaattcatgtcgaacaaattacaagtagaacaacgaggggaagtacaagaaaacacactaatatgccgaaggccttttcgcatttactgtttcatctggacatatataaatacaaacacacacacacacacacacacacacacacacacacacacacacacacacacacacacacacacacatatatatatatatacatatatatatatatatatatataatatatatatatatatatatatatatatatatatatatatatatatatatacatatacatacatacacatatatgtacatccgtgtatgtatatacacacatacataaatatatgagtgaatgtctatataaatatatatatatatacatatatatatatatatatatatatatatatatatatatatatatatgtgtgtgtgtgtgtgtgtgtgtgtgtgtgtgtgtgtgtgtgtgtgtgtgtgtgtgtggtatgtatgtatgtatatatatgtatataattatatgtacaaatatattcatatatatgtatgtatatgtatatatacatatacagacatatatgtatacacacacacacacacacacacacatatatatatatacatatttatatatatatatatatatatatatatatatatatatattatatatatatatatatttgtgtgtgtgtgtgtgtgtgtgtgtgtgtgtgtgtgtgtgtgcgcgtgtgtgtgtttgcatgtgtatgtttattgattgcctacctagctactggtgggcaagccagcccaagtcagtgctggtcacaagcccggataaatagagagaatggttacctaaaaaaggaacaccggcactctccgtggaaaggaactggggagcatacgacgtactcactccaagagcatcacaacatgaaaactacaattaagtatcatgctgtgaccacggcggctcaaacatgaacctaccgttaaaaaaaaaaaaaaaaaaaaaaaatgtgtgtgtgtgtgtgtgtctatatatctacacacacacataaacccacattatatatatatatatatatatatatatatatatatatgtgtgtgtgtgtgtgtgtgtgtgtgtgtggtgtgtgtgtgtgtgtgtgtgtgtgtgtgtatatatatatatatatatatatatatatatatatatatatataaatatatatataaatttatatatatatatatatatatatatatatatatatatatatatatatatatatatatacatacatatatatatatatatatatatatatatatatatatatatatgcacacacacacacacacacacacacacacaccacacacacacacacacacacacacacacacatatatatatatatatatatatatatatatatatatatatatatatatatatatatatatgtatatatatatatgtatattatattacatacaagaatatatataatatatatatatatatatatatatatatatatatatatatatatatatatatatatatatatatgagcataaatGTGTGTCACAAACGGTTTCCAGTAGATCCgtccatacatatgtaatatatatatatatatatatatatatatatatatatatatatatatatgcatgtatatacatacatatatatatatatatatatatatatatatatatatatatatatatataaatatatgtatatatgtgaacacacacacacacacacacacacacacacacacacacacacacacacacacacacacacacacacacacacacacacacacacacacacacacacacacgcacgcacgcacgtacgtgaAAAAATACCTTGGTATTAATGGAGACAGTATAGAAAAGCTGAAATTCTGTACCTGATGGCATTGTTTAAATCGTTCACTGTTATAGTCTAGTTTGGTGAACTAAACACATTAGCAGTAAACTATTTACCACTtggtttaatattttaataatatagaataagccTAAAATCCAAGTGAAGAgttgttttcaatttttattcCTCATTCCCTTGCATAAGTGGTGTCAAGGAGATGAGCAATTATTTTTTCAATGGGATCCGATTGTGTTTTCACAAatagtttttatttaatatgtaaatcagataatatttatgatttgccTTTGTAAAAAATGTTCATTACTATTCAGTTCTGCCGGAACAAATTATGCgagttgtatattattttataataactgTTGGGGACTTGAAGATTATGAATGGTAATTTCACAGTTTATTCTAGTAAAAGATTCAGTATGTTGCAAATTATTATGAAAGCAACACTATATTAGAGCAGCAAGTTGATCTAATAATTAGAACTACGAGATATAAATGTGCCGTAACAAAACGTATCCTTCTCGAGCATCTGACTGAATTCCTAAAAAGCGGTCTTGAAGAATTTCTCCATATCACTACAGTTCAAGACCAGCATTGCCTTTCAAGTCTGCGGGAAATGAAAGCCGGTGCACATCTATTACCATAACTGGGGCGAAATTTGAACTAATAACTACTCCATGTCCTGCTAAACAAAATATTTCTCAAGGAAAGACTGAATGGAAAATCAAAGTGTTTTTAACCCGTAGCTCATAAAAACGAATGCTTCGAAAAAACAAGTCTTATTGACTTTTTGAAGAACCCAGAAAGGGAATAGCTGAGTCAAGACCGCGAAAGTGTTTTAGAAAAGAATGAACGAATGGTTAATCGTCTAATGTTATACGAAAACACAAGTCTGTTCATTGTTGTTTTAATAATTGCATCAAGAGAAATGTTTAATGAACTGTTTAAAAGGAAattcttttgttaaaaaaagaaacacgtttCGAAGTGTCGCTTGTATATCAGGGAAGCCGTAAAATGATGCGAAAAATGTACAGAAGATTGATTAACGATTTTGTAACTTTGATACTAATACATCATTAGGGATCTGAGGAAGATAATTTCAGAGCACAGAAAATAGCGCGGCAACGGAGATCAAAAGAACTAAAAAGAATATGACCTGAAAGATCTGTGAATTAATCTGGCAAATACAAAGATATTTCAGATATGGGTAACCCTACAAACACCCTCCTAGCAGTGCTCAATTTATAACATCGTGATGAAATTATCCAAAATGCATGAACAATTTATTGCTTTAGGTCATCAAGACCAGGCAGTGATGACATGCGATTTGAACAATAACAAACCGGCTCCATTTGTTACCGATGTTTATGGCTTCCGCCATATTTTCTCGTTTCTTGCCTTTTCCATTAGTTTAACTTTAAACATGAGTTGCACCCAATATTAAGAGTTTCGTTTTTCTTTGCAAAATGAgtgctatatattttcttttaattacattATAACAACTATCACGTAAAAACTCACTAAATGGTCTCATATACTACATCCCTAATTGAGTAGAGCTGATGAATAAGCCCAAACAAGCAGAACACAGTAGATGACTTAAGTATACCGAGATTATATAATGCATTAATTGTAACCGTTTTCTCTGATGTCTTCAACAGGTGTCATGGATTCGAGGTCACGACTTGCAAGTGCTTTCTACGGGCCGAAGCACCATTTCTACAGACCTGCGGATATCTGTGTTACCGGGTACAACGTCCAAAGCAAGAAATCCTAGAGATATCATGTATCAAGCCTGTCTGTCGTGTACAGGTATTGGCcgcttctctctatctccacttCATTATGTACAAGTTACAGATGGAGTATTTAAAACAAGTCAAAGCGAtagaaaagacgaaggaaaaccACAACCACGTCATAACATTCAGGGCTGGACTAGGGCCAGAGCAAAACATCGACCCAAGGCAAGAAGAGAAAGGTATACAAAGAGAAGCAATAAAAGAGCACGGTTTAGAAGAGCCCAAGAATTCAAATTTGCATCTGATGCCATGGTGAACCTGTACCGTGAAGCGGAATCTCATTTACCCTCACACTTATTCAGCAAGTCCATAGTGCAGAGCAGCTCACAGAGGTCACTTTTCTACAGTCCACTTAAAAACTCAATTTCCATATATCCTCAAGGTCCATTTTTAGGTGGGGAGGACGACAAATTACTACAACCAGGACCCAATGACATCGGCGGCATATGGGAGCCTGAGGACTATACTCTGCAGATCAAGTATACACAACTCGATGATACTGGAACCTATATGTGTCAGATCAACACTGAACCACGCATCTTCCAGACAGTGTTACTTAAAGTCTTCAGTAAGTACAGTCCTATACATTTATACTTGCCAAAATGGGACAAAAGAAGTTTCATATGTTATTTGGATGCCATGGAAtatcagtatgtatgtacatgtcaaGTAGTTTTCCTGTGCCAATAGAATACAGGTGAACCAAATGCTGCAGCTATAAGATATTTAGATCTATTTGTTTATGCTAGCATGAATTAAGATCAGAACGATTTCAGAATTTGGACTTGCAGATTGATATACAGTATACCACCATCATTAAATTCCATTGATTCAGAATATAATTCACTAGAATCTTTGGGAAATGTAAAAATGGATTAAGTTGTGTGGactaaaaaatcccttttaaacaaTATAACAGTTACGAttgtttaacaacaacaacaacaacaacaacaacaacaacaacaacaacaaataataataataataataataataataataataatgataataataataataataataataataataataataataataataataataataataataataataataaatgaataaataaaaaagttcacTGATGAAAAAAATGACGATTCTAAATTACTTGAATTTCTCGTCAGACGGAGCGAAAGACACCATTGGCCTTTAGTTGCTTAAATTGATGAGGAATCCAGTTAAAAATTGTTTACTTACTATCCGGCCACAGTGGAATTCACCATCAGTTTTTAGCACTGTCAGAAAGATCTACGTGAAATGTTTCATCTTGGATTAATTtgtgcttgtatacatacatacatacatatatatatatatatatatatatatatatatatatatatatatatatatatatatatatatacacacacacacacacacacacacacacacacacacacacacacacacacacacacacacacacacactcacacacacacacacacacacacacacacacacacacacacacacacacacacacacactcacactacacacacacacacacacacatatacacaccttccacaaatatatatgtactgtacatactgtacatatacaaacatacatatatacacatttaaaagcACATACTTGCACACATCCAAACCCACATTTACAGAATCGAAATTcacaattaatttttaaaaaatcacaacaatTCGATGTGATGCTACATTGCTCTTTGAAAACTCTGTTTCCTCTTATGGTATGTGTTGTCTGAAAAGGATTTTATTTTCGCCAGAGGTGAAGGCAGAAATTATAGGCAGCCATGAACTGTTTGTCAAAGCTGGAAACCCTGTCACACTTTCTTGTAAAGTGAGTCATGGAAACATGATCCCAGGTGAGTCATTAAACGTTCGAAGCCTTATAACTTATAGAagtgttcaccccccccctcaaacaggAATCTtgataaaacaaatacacatgcCTTACAGTGTTGCCATTTATACACTCTGACTCCCCGTAGGCACTTGTATTCCAGACCATATGACATGGACACTATGCACCCATGTAGTTTTCCAGACTCTGGAAAACTATTTATTCCAATGAGTAGGCACTTcatacttatgtttatatatatatata
Coding sequences within it:
- the LOC119596703 gene encoding uncharacterized protein LOC119596703 translates to MNRPEPESRRKFVVACDLILSRPALPFKSAGNESRCTSITITGAKFELITTPCPAKQNISQGKTEWKIKVSWIRGHDLQVLSTGRSTISTDLRISVLPGTTSKARNPRDIMYQACLSCTGIGRFSLSPLHYVQVTDGVFKTSQSDRKDEGKPQPRHNIQGWTRARAKHRPKARRERYTKRSNKRARFRRAQEFKFASDAMVNLYREAESHLPSHLFSKSIVQSSSQRSLFYSPLKNSISIYPQGPFLGGEDDKLLQPGPNDIGGIWEPEDYTLQIKYTQLDDTGTYMCQINTEPRIFQTVLLKVFKVKAEIIGSHELFVKAGNPVTLSCKVSHGNMIPGFTLWYKEERLVEYESSGGRIRVLTLPEGLSHLKIEDARTSDSGNYTCSPSGGVPASLVLNVIEDERQAAMQQGNVAAGPRLASASLLITFLLVTVPFDPLVPAMSFGIYLYLAGRTCLMRATILTVSAFVTTVTELCARSVQLYRPWFCALGLAFMEAVSVLLIMPRRVMSRKIFMTFVCFFVTLLEIPLCLRKSFDLITEILDMIFL